A single window of Rickettsiella endosymbiont of Dermanyssus gallinae DNA harbors:
- the rpiA gene encoding ribose-5-phosphate isomerase RpiA, with the protein MKNQEDLKKASAEAALDYIKTGQIIGLGSGSTVNHFITALASVKAKIEGVVAASVSTEKYLKQHGIPILNLNTAGKLALYIDGADEVNLQLQLIKGGGGALTREKIIAAASKHFICIADESKYVGLLGQGALPIEVIPMGRSYVAREIVKLGGFPIYRDNFITDNGNIILDTQNWDFTDPIRLERLLNNIPGVVCNGLFAQRPANTLLLATSTGIKKTER; encoded by the coding sequence ATGAAAAATCAAGAGGATTTAAAAAAGGCTTCAGCTGAAGCCGCATTAGACTATATTAAAACAGGACAAATTATTGGCTTAGGAAGTGGTTCCACTGTCAATCACTTTATAACCGCATTAGCCTCTGTAAAAGCAAAAATTGAAGGTGTTGTTGCTGCCTCTGTTAGTACAGAAAAATATTTAAAGCAGCACGGTATTCCTATTTTAAATCTTAATACCGCGGGTAAGCTAGCGCTTTACATCGATGGCGCTGACGAAGTCAATCTCCAATTACAACTAATAAAAGGGGGTGGCGGGGCTTTAACACGCGAAAAAATTATAGCGGCTGCGAGTAAACACTTTATTTGTATCGCTGACGAAAGCAAATACGTTGGATTATTAGGACAAGGCGCACTTCCCATCGAAGTTATTCCTATGGGGCGTAGTTATGTTGCAAGAGAAATTGTTAAACTAGGAGGCTTCCCTATTTATCGCGATAATTTCATTACCGATAATGGAAATATTATTTTAGATACTCAAAACTGGGACTTCACTGATCCTATCCGCCTAGAACGACTCCTTAATAATATTCCTGGTGTTGTTTGCAATGGACTATTTGCTCAACGTCCCGCCAATACATTATTACTAGCAACAAGCACCGGCATTAAAAAAACAGAAAGATAG
- a CDS encoding thiol:disulfide interchange protein DsbA/DsbL, which translates to MLKLTVRSLALLILSTLLLACGKVSNYKPIPPTDFQAGRDYQVISSSQITPIVGPKEVIEVKEFFNYACPACYHFEPILEKWLAKKPAYVKFERIPIIFQPSWRSLARAYYIAQMLGVERRLTPAIFKAIHVERQDLSDPKLQEAFFIKEGVKQQEFESMASFSPGIDAQLLRSDTLMQDAKIVAAPTLVVGNRYKVDPSLVGGDPTRFLQVVDYLIEKVRKGED; encoded by the coding sequence ATGCTTAAATTGACTGTCCGTAGTCTGGCGTTACTGATTTTATCCACCCTATTGCTAGCTTGTGGAAAGGTGAGTAATTATAAACCTATCCCCCCTACTGATTTCCAAGCAGGGAGAGACTATCAAGTTATTTCTAGTTCGCAAATTACTCCTATAGTAGGCCCTAAAGAAGTTATAGAGGTCAAAGAGTTTTTTAATTATGCCTGCCCGGCTTGTTACCATTTTGAGCCGATCTTAGAGAAGTGGTTAGCTAAAAAACCTGCTTATGTGAAGTTTGAACGTATACCTATTATATTTCAGCCTAGTTGGCGCAGTTTAGCGCGCGCTTATTATATAGCCCAGATGTTAGGCGTAGAGAGACGATTGACGCCCGCTATATTTAAGGCTATTCATGTTGAGAGGCAGGATTTGTCTGACCCTAAATTACAAGAAGCCTTTTTTATTAAAGAAGGCGTTAAACAACAAGAATTTGAAAGTATGGCGAGCTTTTCGCCGGGTATTGACGCACAGTTATTACGTAGTGATACCTTGATGCAAGACGCTAAAATTGTTGCTGCGCCAACATTGGTAGTAGGTAACCGGTATAAAGTTGATCCTAGTCTTGTAGGCGGAGACCCGACTCGTTTTTTACAAGTGGTTGATTATTTAATTGAGAAAGTGAGAAAAGGGGAAGATTGA
- a CDS encoding host attachment protein — MIWIIGLNSSVGHIYSYEPKEHKLTLLESLTNPSGHLKNSDLLTDKPGHYQTMHSAKGAYEAPSDPHEVELDRFTRNLADLLKKGLDSHQYKQLILCAPPHVGGALLNNLDKQVEHTLLVNIKKNFVEADASQLIDYLKGNWWDIVRSNKL; from the coding sequence ATGATTTGGATCATCGGTTTAAACAGTAGTGTAGGTCATATTTATTCTTATGAACCAAAGGAACATAAACTAACGCTTTTAGAAAGCCTAACAAATCCAAGTGGGCATCTAAAAAACAGTGATTTACTAACGGATAAGCCTGGCCACTATCAAACCATGCACTCTGCTAAAGGCGCCTATGAAGCACCCAGCGATCCCCACGAAGTAGAGCTAGATCGCTTCACCCGAAATTTAGCTGATTTATTAAAAAAAGGGCTTGATAGCCATCAATATAAACAACTCATTTTATGTGCCCCGCCGCATGTAGGTGGTGCCCTGCTAAACAACCTTGATAAACAAGTTGAACATACTTTGTTAGTCAATATTAAAAAAAATTTTGTTGAAGCAGATGCCTCGCAATTAATTGACTATTTAAAAGGAAATTGGTGGGATATTGTCCGTTCAAATAAATTATAA
- a CDS encoding ATP-binding cassette domain-containing protein has protein sequence MDNLVEVRRLSFERNGRTVFSDIDLTIPRGEITAIMGPSGCGKTTLLRLIGGQLKPKTGTVQINDRVINNLSRTQLYALRRKIGILFQSGALFTNLNVFENIAFPLREHTQLPDFMIRDIVLMKLESVGLRGTAELMPSQLSGGMARRIALARAIALDPELIMYDEPFTGLDPIALGVIIKLICDLNRALSMTTILVSHDVQEVMRIADYIYLIVSGKIIGRGTPEDLSMNKNPELEQFLQGLPDGVVPFHYPAIDYIQDLFH, from the coding sequence TTGGACAATTTAGTCGAGGTTCGACGTTTGTCTTTTGAACGTAATGGCCGCACCGTCTTTTCCGATATCGACCTGACTATCCCGCGTGGGGAAATTACTGCGATTATGGGGCCAAGTGGTTGTGGTAAAACAACCCTTTTACGCTTAATAGGTGGTCAGCTTAAACCCAAGACCGGGACTGTACAGATTAATGACAGAGTCATTAATAATTTATCGCGAACACAGCTTTATGCGCTACGTCGCAAGATAGGTATTTTATTCCAAAGCGGCGCCCTATTTACGAACTTAAATGTTTTTGAAAATATTGCCTTCCCTCTGCGAGAACACACACAGCTACCTGATTTTATGATTCGTGATATTGTGCTGATGAAATTAGAATCTGTGGGGTTGCGAGGAACGGCTGAACTCATGCCTAGTCAGCTATCGGGTGGTATGGCACGTCGTATTGCATTAGCCCGAGCGATTGCGCTTGATCCAGAACTTATTATGTATGATGAACCTTTTACCGGTTTAGACCCTATTGCACTGGGCGTTATTATTAAGCTGATTTGTGATTTGAACCGAGCATTATCCATGACGACGATTTTGGTCTCGCATGATGTACAAGAGGTAATGCGTATTGCGGATTATATTTATTTGATTGTAAGCGGCAAGATTATTGGTCGAGGGACGCCGGAAGATTTAAGCATGAATAAAAACCCTGAGCTTGAGCAATTTTTGCAAGGCTTACCCGATGGCGTTGTTCCATTTCATTATCCCGCCATCGATTATATTCAAGATTTGTTTCATTAA